One Drosophila subobscura isolate 14011-0131.10 chromosome U, UCBerk_Dsub_1.0, whole genome shotgun sequence DNA window includes the following coding sequences:
- the LOC117899979 gene encoding uncharacterized protein LOC117899979: MRGCKNIQVFNLKLVSDKNVTTTNIKQIRIRKDFNLEIMEPKRWHLQLSCFFLLLSSTFSDVGKITSSQNHFGNTIQSQFTTKNNTRVIAQKGGLAILPCVVKINSPATVSWIRRKDFQLLTVGLSTHSSDKRFLVEHTRHMGHWSLRIKAVKEEDRGFYECQLSIYPTQSIFIELKIVEAVAEISSAPELHIDETSTLRLECKLKRATENPSFVFWYHDNKMINYDVQGGFVVTSMEANGKSSVQNGHIFRVLPGVAGNKSRIIPIPDPMESMNGVMNSKNAVSSANFISPNPPYLQTHQSSYLLTPSMSVLSIKQVNFRHAGNYTCAPSNARPASISVHVLRGEKTAAMQHANRSSLDSENISNSTFGLTSIGGINGTVNPILAKSLLYISSIFVLVSVLSNFRLLKAVKSLTFLAFIILIMES; encoded by the exons ATGCGCGGATGTAAAAACATACAAGTGTTTAATCTGAAACTGGTGTCTGACAAAAATGTTACTacaacaaacataaaacaaattcgAATTCGCAAAGATTTTAATTTGGAAATAATGGAACCGAAAAGATGGCACTTGCAGTTGTCAtgttttttcctgctgcttaGCTCAACATTTTCAG ATGTTGGAAAAATTACGTCTTCTCAGAATCACTTTGGAAATACAATACAGAGTCAGTTTACcaccaaaaacaacaccaGGGTAATCGCCCAGAAAGGAGGGCTGGCTATCTTACCCTGTGTCGTAAAAATCAACTCCCCAGCAACG GTTTCTTGGATACGCAGGAAAGACTTCCAGCTACTAACGGTTGGATTGTCAACACATAGTAGTGATAAACGGTTTTTGGTTGAGCATACGCGGCATATGGGCCACTGGTCTCTGAGAATCAAAGCCGTCAAAGAAGAGGATCGTGGATTTTATGAATGTCAATTGTCAATTTACCCAACTCAGTCAATTTTTATAGAACTTAAAATAGTCG AAGCGGTAGCAGAAATATCAAGCGCACCCGAGCTTCACATTGACGAAACGTCTACTTTACGACTTGAGTGTAAACTTAAGCGGGCAACGGAAAATCCATCATTTGTATTTTG gTATCATGACAACAAAATGATCAACTATGATGTACAGGGCGGTTTTGTTGTAACGTCGATGgaagcaaatggaaaaagtAGCGTGCAAAACGGGCACATTTTTAGAGTTTTACCCGGGGTTGCCGGTAACAAATCACGTATTATCCCCATTCCGGATCCAATGGAGTCAATGAATGGCGTCATGAATAGCAAAAACGCAGTGTCTTCAGCTAACTTCATTTCGCCGAATCCACCATATTTACAAACTCACCAGTCGTCATATCTTCTTACTCCTTCCATGAGTGTTCTAAGTATTAAACAGGTTAATTTTCGGCATGCTGGTAACTACACATGTGCTCCATCAAATGCCCGTCCTGCTAGCATTTCGGTGCATGTTTTAAGAG GAGAGAAAACTGCTGCCATGCAACACGCCAATCGAAGTTCTTTGGATAGTGAGAATATAAGCAACAGCACTTTTGGATTAACTAGTATAGGCGGTATCAATGGCACAGTTAACCCAATATTAGCCAAAAGTCTATTATATATCTCAAGCATATTCGTTTTAGTAAGCGTACTCTCAAATTTTCGCTTACTAAAAGCTGTGAAATCACTAACATTTCTAGcatttataatattaattatgGAAAGCTGA